The Halomonas sp. KG2 genome contains a region encoding:
- a CDS encoding isocitrate dehydrogenase, whose product MSQSIAVIKGDGIGPEIMDATLRVLDALECGLNYEFIDAGLAALEKHGTLIPQESLDAIEKYGIALKGPLTTPIGKGFSSINVQLRRHFDLYANVRPAISFPGTRSRYNDIDMITVRENTEGAYLSDGQEMIDDGNTGISVIKVTRQGSERIVRYAFELAKNNGRKKVTAVHKANIIKTSSGLFLDVAREVAKEYPEIEFQEMIVDNACMQLVMNPHQFDVVVTTNLFGDILSDLCAGLVGGLGLAPGANIGEKAAIFEAVHGSAPDIAGQKIANPCALLLAAAQMLDHLGMNEKGDAIRHGIRAVLETRRDMVTPDMGGTGTTDTFAQALVEHLTA is encoded by the coding sequence ATGAGTCAGTCAATTGCGGTGATTAAAGGCGACGGTATCGGCCCAGAAATTATGGATGCCACCCTGCGCGTGCTTGATGCGCTGGAGTGCGGTCTGAATTATGAGTTTATCGATGCTGGCCTGGCGGCGCTTGAAAAACACGGCACGCTGATTCCTCAAGAATCGCTTGATGCCATCGAGAAGTACGGTATTGCCCTGAAAGGCCCGCTGACCACTCCCATTGGCAAAGGTTTCTCCTCCATCAACGTGCAGCTGCGTCGTCATTTTGACTTGTACGCCAACGTGCGCCCGGCGATTAGCTTCCCCGGTACGCGTTCGCGTTACAACGATATCGATATGATTACCGTGCGGGAAAACACCGAAGGTGCCTACCTCTCTGATGGCCAAGAGATGATTGACGATGGCAATACCGGCATTTCAGTCATCAAGGTAACCCGCCAGGGTTCCGAACGCATTGTGCGCTATGCATTTGAGCTAGCAAAAAATAACGGCCGTAAAAAAGTCACCGCTGTACATAAAGCTAACATCATTAAAACCAGCTCTGGCCTGTTTTTGGATGTCGCTCGGGAAGTCGCCAAAGAGTATCCCGAGATCGAATTCCAGGAAATGATTGTAGATAACGCCTGCATGCAGTTGGTGATGAATCCGCACCAGTTCGATGTCGTTGTCACCACCAACCTGTTTGGCGATATTCTTTCTGACCTATGTGCTGGGCTAGTTGGCGGGTTAGGCTTGGCGCCCGGTGCTAACATCGGCGAAAAGGCTGCTATTTTTGAAGCAGTTCACGGTTCAGCACCGGATATTGCCGGACAAAAAATCGCCAACCCTTGCGCCCTGCTGTTAGCAGCCGCCCAAATGCTTGACCACTTAGGCATGAACGAAAAAGGCGACGCTATTCGTCACGGAATTCGCGCGGTGCTGGAGACACGCCGCGATATGGTGACACCCGACATGGGCGGCACTGGCACAACCGATACATTTGCCCAAGCGCTCGTAGAGCACTTAACCGCTTAA
- a CDS encoding peroxiredoxin: protein MSLRINAVVPDFEAETSQGPIHFHDWIGDSWAILFSHPKDFTPVCTTEFGAVATLSPEWEKRGTKVIGVSVDGVEDHKRWASDIEKVCGNKVGFPIIADEGLKVSKLFDMLPEDAYLPDGRTPADSATVRSVFIIGPDKQLKLSMTYPMTVGRNFAEILRALDALQATAKHGVATPADWTVGQDVIIPPSVSDEDAKQKFGEFDAVLPYLRKTKLR from the coding sequence ATGTCATTACGTATCAATGCGGTAGTGCCTGATTTCGAAGCAGAAACTAGCCAAGGCCCGATTCATTTTCACGACTGGATCGGCGATAGCTGGGCGATCCTCTTTTCTCATCCTAAAGATTTCACCCCGGTCTGCACCACAGAATTCGGCGCAGTGGCAACGCTGAGCCCTGAATGGGAAAAGCGCGGCACCAAAGTCATTGGCGTCTCTGTGGATGGCGTTGAAGACCACAAACGCTGGGCAAGCGATATCGAGAAAGTTTGCGGCAATAAGGTTGGCTTCCCCATTATTGCCGATGAAGGCCTAAAGGTTTCCAAACTGTTCGATATGCTGCCAGAAGATGCTTATCTGCCAGATGGCCGCACCCCCGCTGATAGCGCAACGGTACGCTCGGTGTTCATTATCGGGCCGGATAAGCAGTTGAAGCTATCGATGACCTACCCGATGACGGTTGGCCGTAATTTCGCAGAAATTCTGCGTGCGCTGGATGCACTGCAAGCCACGGCAAAACATGGCGTTGCAACACCTGCTGACTGGACCGTTGGTCAGGACGTTATTATTCCGCCGAGCGTGTCTGATGAAGATGCCAAGCAGAAGTTCGGTGAGTTTGACGCTGTTCTGCCGTACCTGCGTAAAACGAAATTGCGCTAA
- a CDS encoding sigma-70 family RNA polymerase sigma factor, translated as MPISSQQAAEHFSHIRPRLLAFARLQLRESAAAEDAVQETLLTAFEKTSSFEGRSEFETWVFGILKFKILDHLRQQKKQGRWQPLNDSIDEDTLDRLFKSNGHWQPSARPHDWGEPEYILENQRFWQVFDACLIALPDSIARVFTLRELMGLSTQDICKELDITETNCWVILHRARLRLRACLDNGWTQ; from the coding sequence TTGCCTATCTCCTCACAGCAAGCTGCCGAACACTTCAGTCATATACGCCCCCGCCTGCTTGCATTTGCACGCTTGCAGCTTAGGGAGAGTGCTGCCGCTGAAGATGCCGTTCAGGAAACGTTGCTCACCGCGTTTGAAAAAACCAGTTCATTTGAAGGACGCTCAGAATTTGAAACCTGGGTATTTGGCATCTTGAAATTTAAGATACTTGACCATCTGCGCCAGCAGAAAAAACAGGGGCGCTGGCAGCCGCTAAATGACTCAATCGACGAGGACACGTTAGACCGGCTATTCAAATCAAATGGGCATTGGCAGCCCAGCGCCCGCCCGCACGACTGGGGGGAGCCTGAGTATATTTTAGAGAACCAGCGCTTCTGGCAAGTGTTCGATGCCTGTTTAATAGCGCTACCCGACAGTATCGCGCGCGTATTTACCTTACGAGAGCTGATGGGATTATCGACACAGGATATTTGTAAGGAACTCGATATAACAGAAACTAACTGCTGGGTTATCTTACACCGAGCACGGTTAAGGTTAAGAGCGTGCTTGGATAATGGCTGGACTCAGTAG
- a CDS encoding DUF3047 domain-containing protein, whose translation MSLTSAFPIKGTALASLFFSPLLFTTASGQEIRFTPNQIMTWPIRSFEGETRYSIVEKSGQRVLEANAQGQASARYLERDIDLNATPYLHWCWQVDSIYPGVDETTKAGDDYPARVYVARKTGILPWQVESVNYVWSSTQPQGASWPNAFTDRAQLMALQSGNSAVGEWVAEVRDVRADYQALFGSAPSEVNGIALMSDGDNTGGNATAWFTQLGFSSTLTPPACPSP comes from the coding sequence ATGAGCCTCACTAGTGCTTTTCCCATCAAAGGAACAGCATTAGCTAGCCTATTTTTCAGCCCGTTATTGTTCACAACCGCTAGCGGGCAAGAGATACGCTTTACACCCAATCAAATCATGACTTGGCCTATCCGAAGTTTCGAAGGCGAAACACGCTATTCCATTGTTGAGAAATCAGGCCAACGAGTACTTGAAGCCAATGCTCAGGGCCAGGCCTCTGCACGCTACCTGGAACGCGATATTGATTTAAATGCAACGCCCTATCTTCACTGGTGCTGGCAAGTAGACTCAATCTATCCGGGCGTTGATGAAACAACGAAAGCGGGCGATGACTATCCAGCACGGGTTTATGTGGCGCGTAAGACGGGGATTCTTCCCTGGCAGGTCGAATCGGTTAACTATGTCTGGTCCTCTACCCAACCTCAGGGTGCCTCGTGGCCAAATGCCTTTACTGACCGAGCACAACTGATGGCGCTGCAAAGTGGCAATAGCGCAGTTGGGGAGTGGGTGGCAGAAGTACGCGATGTCCGTGCTGACTACCAAGCTCTTTTTGGCAGCGCTCCTAGCGAAGTCAACGGTATCGCCTTAATGAGTGATGGTGATAATACAGGCGGCAACGCCACCGCTTGGTTTACCCAACTAGGCTTCTCCAGCACGCTCACTCCACCCGCATGTCCTTCCCCCTAG
- a CDS encoding zf-HC2 domain-containing protein, protein MCREATRLISLKQDRALTFRERTALRIHLSMCSACRACGRQFDLLHKIAEHHPAVPKNSTESGGRYEPH, encoded by the coding sequence ATGTGCCGTGAAGCAACACGCTTGATATCACTTAAGCAAGATAGAGCACTCACTTTTCGCGAACGTACTGCACTACGCATACATCTCTCTATGTGCAGCGCCTGCCGCGCCTGTGGCCGCCAATTTGACCTGCTGCACAAAATAGCTGAGCACCACCCTGCTGTACCAAAAAACTCGACAGAAAGCGGTGGTCGTTATGAGCCTCACTAG